Sequence from the Prunus persica cultivar Lovell chromosome G5, Prunus_persica_NCBIv2, whole genome shotgun sequence genome:
TCTGAGACCCTCTATAATTATTGTTTACCATCCAGATATGAGTTTTGTCAGGGAAATTGAAGTCCATAAAGCCGAGAACCCCTCAAAGAAgctgaaagttttttttcttttctatgaagAATCTTCTGAGGTGCAAAAGTTTGAGGCAAGCATAAGAAGGGAGAATGCAGCATTTGAATCTTTGATCAGGCAGAAGTCACTGATGATGATACCAGTTGATCAGGTTTGGTTATTTTCCAATTTAGTATCTTCTCTGGGACTGTTTGCCATCAATGTTTTACAGTCTGTTTCTGGTATCGTTACTGTAGTTTTATATCAAATTTGCGAGTGGATAATGTGAATTTGCTTCAATAAACCAAATATAGCTTCTAAAAACTGTTTAGGATTGCCTTGATGTTACTTCTTAGTGCTGGAATTTTAGCCTTCTACATGGACTATATGAACTATTGCTGCATTACTATTTCTTCAAACTACTCTTGAGTGTACAGGTGGAAGAATAGTTTCTTCTGTTCACTGTGCGTAGCTCTATTTATGTCTTTTATTGTAAAATCATTTGAAACATATACTACTGGCACTGGGTTAAGTATGTGTTGCTTAAAGACTAATTTCCCAGTGAACAAGGCCTGCTGGTGGAACCATTATTCAGTACATATTTCTTGGATCGTTCTATATATCTTGAATATTACATTCGATATGTTGGTTTTGTcgtgtttttaattatttgcatatttagACCCTTCATGGTGTAGtgcttattttcatttatttgagTGGTTTTTGCCTGGATTTTACATTAGGATGGGAACTGCCTGGGATTGAATTCTTCCCTAGAACCTCAAACTTTGTCATCCCAAAACTCTGTAACCAGAAAGGCGGGGGGAAGAAAGGAGGTTGAGAAGGAAATGCAGGTGCATTTCTttaccctatgttatgttttaTATCTCCTTTACCAGCAGAACCAGTTTGTTTAAGAATTCTCATCCTTTCAGGTCATAGTGGACATGAGGGAGTTCATGAGCAGCCTTCCAAATGTTCTCCACCAGAAAGGCATGCACATAATACCCGTGACGTTGGAAGTTGGGGATTATATCCTTTCTCCACTAATATGCGTGGAGAGAAAGAGTATCCAAGATCTTTTTATGAGTTTCACATCTGGTCGTCTTTATCACCAAGTGGAAACAATGGTTCGCTACTATAGAATACCTGTTCTCCTGATTGAATTTTCACAGGATAAAAGCTTCTCATTTCAGGTAATATGAATCATATCTGTAGAGATGGATCAATTGGTAGGCCTAATGCTAAGCTGGTATATTTTGTTGGATGTTTGGTTGCAGTCTGCAAGTGATATTGGTGATGATGTCACACCAAATAGTATTATATCTAAGCTGTCGTTGCTTGCTCTACACTTCCCCCGGCTGCGAATCATCTGGTCTCGCAGTCTGCATGCTACTGCTGAAATATTTGCTACTCTTAAGGCAAATCAGGATGAACCTGATGAAACCAAAGCAATGAGAGTTGGTGTACCCTCCGAAGATGGAATTGTGGAAGATGATGTGAGGTAAGATGCATGATTTTCAACTGGTTTTTGTGTGTTGCAGTCTTAGCTTCTTAAGCTTGTATTCCGATCTTTCATTCTTCTGGAGGGCATAGGGAGACTTCACTCTTTTTAGTAGAGCATGTAATCTACACAAGGCCTCCTTGTGCACCttttcttaaataaataatcaatgCTGCACATTTATAGTGGAATTTAGTCACTAGTGGAACCGCATCAGTCAGTTCCACTGAAATACTTATATGTGCTTCTGCATGCAAAactctcctccctctcttaTGGACCTCAGTCACTGACCTGATTATTTGGTTCCTTCATACTCCTGATGTAAATCTGATGGCATAGTGTACTAAATGTTTAGGGCTGAAAATTACAATACGTCTGCCATGGAGTTCTTGAGACGACTTCCGGGGGTGACGGATTCGAATTACAGGGCCATAATGGACGGATGTAAGAGCTTGGCAGAACTCGCTCTTATGCCCGTGGAGAGGCTAGCCGAATTGATGGGTGGTCAGAAAGCTGCTCGCACTCTCAGAGACTTCCTTGATGCCAAGTATCCAACCCTGCTATGAAGATTAGTAGTACCATAATTTACCCATCTAATTTATTCATTGGTGGTGTTGTTGCAATGGTTGATTACTTTCCTCCTGGATGATCTTGTCATTTGAAAATTGTTGTTGTGTTAAAGGGCTTCTTTTggccatttcttttttttttttcagtcgAAGTCATTGTAATTTGGCAATTCATTGTTTGATTAGTCATACGTATAGGATATTTAGACaattaattcaaaaattaaTTGTCATTACTGTAAATATTTGATTTATCTAAATTGATaccttttctattttctagcATCTTCGCTATTTTTAGAATTTCGAGTGTGGTCTTGGTGGAAGATTCTAACTGAAAGTACAAGGATTTCACATTTTCACTATAAACTATTGAAGCACAAAACAAACTATTGAAGCacaaattcaattcaattagaCACAACATCTATCTAAGCTTTGAAGTTTGAGCGGCTACCTAAATATAATTGGTAACAATTTCAGATTTTAATTGACTAAAAAACTAATTCAGATTCAAGAATTTCTCGTTTGAATTGAATACAAttaaacttttagacttttcaAAATCTTGATTGAATACACAAAAACTTTTAAATTCCTTTCGAATTcattaaaatctcaattgatTACACTTCTAAACCTTTACTATTATATCCATTGTTAATAGTTTGGTTCTATTAGAATATGAGTTGGTAAGAAAATgtattttctcatattttgAATGTATCTTcgaatcttttttattttcaaaaaaaaaataaaaaatcaaactctCTTTATCCTTGTATCCATATAAATAAAGATCATTATTTcactttattaaataaaagttcGTGTTGCAAGAGAGTTGTAACTCAAAGTAACTAGTGAAATAAGATGATGTGGTGAGTAATTTCTACGGAGTCCATATGAAAAAACATTTGATATCCCTTTACATAATAAATAGACAGACAAACAACAGAAAATCTTCTAAAAATATCCACCGTCAGAGTCTCTGACTGAAAACTGAACACCAGAAAGAATATTCTGATATGGCTCTGACAACCACAGCCACAGGCTCTGCTAATCTCACCACCCCAAACCCCTTCCTCTCCCGTACCACCATCACCCCTCCACCCAGAAACCCTCTCAAGCTCCTCAATCTCCCCAAAAAGCCCAACCCCGCCACCATCGTTGCCTCATCaatctcctcttcctcttcttcttcttcttcttccacacTTTCATCCGCCACGGGTCACCTTCTTGGGCCTCAAGAATGGGCCTTGGACTCGTGGAAATCCAAGCAGGCCCATCAGCTGCCCGTTTACCCGGACCCTGATGAGCTCCAAACCGTTTTGACCACCTTGGAGACGTTCCCTCCAATCGTGTTCGCCGGAGAGGCGCGGCGGCTGGAGACGTGGCTGGGCAAGGCCGCAGTGGGAGAGGCCTTTTTGCTGCAGGGTGGAGACTGCGCTGAGAGCTTCAAGGAGTTCAATGCCAATAACATCAGAGACACCTTCAGGGTCTTCTTGCAGATGGCCATCACTCTCATTTACGGTGCCCAAATGCCCGTCATCAAGgtccctttttcttcttcctctggaATTATCATTTGGGCTTTTGGtgaatttgttgggtttttgttttgattatcTGGGTTTTCATTCTTGTCCTTTTTAGGATTATTTTATGTTTGCATGGATTGGCTCTGCACTTTTGAGTCTTTGTGTTTATTAATTACATACACATTCTGCTTAATTATCAGTTtagtgattttgtttttttttggggttgggggATTAGTGCCCACTATATTGACAAAAGTATGCCCCACTCACTGTATTGACAAAGGTATTCAATGATTTTGTGCatttaaaagaaaggaaaagaagttgTAGTTTTGATATGATTGGGGTTTCATGATATTAGCTATTGAGATGCTGACTGCAACCATCTCCTCAATGCCTATCATGGCTGCTGAAAATATACTGGAAAGAAGTGAAATGTTTGAATCTTATATTGGATTGGGGTGGATTAATGTTCTGCAGTACTGGCTGCTGCATACACTAAACAACAATGACAATTGAGTTCATGGTTTCACTACAACATACCTAATGGGTTTTTAGGCTTGTTATCCTAAACATTTAAATAGATCTTCCATAGAGAGTGTAGTGTAAAGGGTGATATGGTGGAAATTCGTTTAATCTTTCGCAACAACATAATGCTGTTGATGATTTTGATTGCAGCTGTCCTTGTCATAAGAAATTGGTACTGTAATTGCCAAGAAGTCACTCCCACTTATTAACTAAGTACCTGTCAGTAAACAAGGCCTACTGATTCAGCATATGCAGCTTCACTACAAACAGTCTAATCTGATATTTACTTTATATGACAGGTTGGAAGAATGGCAGGCCAGTTTGCAAAGCCTAGGTCTGAACCATTTGAGGTTAAAGATGGTGTGAAACTCCCAAGTTATCGGGGAGATAATATCAATGGTGACGCGTTTGATGAGAAATCCAGAACACCAGACCCACAAAGGTTACTCAGAGCATACCTCCAATCTGTTGGCACTCTGAATCTCCTTAGAGCATTTGCCACTGGTGGGTATGCTGCCATGCAGAGAGTTGCAGATTGGAAGCTTGACTTCGTAGAGCATAGTGAGCAAGGAAACAGGTATAAATCACATCTTGACTTTCATGTGATACTTCCAATCGTGTCTTTTAGTTTTCTTCCATTTAGCCTGCACTTCTGGGAATCTTTTGTCTCTGAATGAGCCAGAAAGTTACATACCAGTCAAGCAAGCAATTGCCATTTTCTCAGGGAGTTAGCACCTCCATTTTAGTTGTCTCAGATGTTATAAGGCATGCCAGAGGTTGCCAAGATTTGGGTTTTGTCATTTAACCAAAGCTTCTCTGGCGTACTTTGcaaatttaatatttcatCGGCTAAAAATCAAGATGGTGGAGGTAGACACCTAGAAGTTTCTGCTACATTTTCTTATGTGTCCCAGGTTTCCTATTATCATCCATAGTATTGAATTCTAGATGTGAAATAGTACTTCACTATACACATTGACGAGGGTTTGTTTCTTGTTGCTTGCAATGATTTTCCCTGGCTGAGTATAGGTACAAGGAACTTGCACAGAGAGTAGATGAAGCTATTGGATTCCTTAATGCTGCAGGGGCTACTGCTGACAATCCGATAATGAATACAGTTGAGTTTTGGGTATCTCATGAATGCCTTCATTTACAGTACGAGCAGGCCTTGACTAGAGAGGATTCAACAACAGGCCACTATTACGACTGTTCTGCACACATGCTTTGGGTAGGCGAGAGGACTCGACAATTGGATGGAGCACATGTTGAATTCCTTCGGGGCGTATCCAATCCTCTTGGCATTAAGGTAAATTAGCTGATACTTTAGAATtcaaagaaacaataaaatatgagaattGTTTTATCAAAATGTTATTT
This genomic interval carries:
- the LOC18778115 gene encoding phospho-2-dehydro-3-deoxyheptonate aldolase 2, chloroplastic isoform X2 — encoded protein: MALTTTATGSANLTTPNPFLSRTTITPPPRNPLKLLNLPKKPNPATIVASSISSSSSSSSSSTLSSATGHLLGPQEWALDSWKSKQAHQLPVYPDPDELQTVLTTLETFPPIVFAGEARRLETWLGKAAVGEAFLLQGGDCAESFKEFNANNIRDTFRVFLQMAITLIYGAQMPVIKVGRMAGQFAKPRSEPFEVKDGVKLPSYRGDNINGDAFDEKSRTPDPQRLLRAYLQSVGTLNLLRAFATGGYAAMQRVADWKLDFVEHSEQGNRYKELAQRVDEAIGFLNAAGATADNPIMNTVEFWVSHECLHLQYEQALTREDSTTGHYYDCSAHMLWVGERTRQLDGAHVEFLRGVSNPLGIKVSDKMDPRELVELCEILNPHNKPGRLTIITRMGADNMRIKLPHLIRAVRQAGLIVTWVSDPMHGNTIKAPCGLKTRPFDAIRAELRAFFDVHEQEGSYPGGVHLEMTGQNVTECIGGSKTVTANDLTSRYHTHCDPRLNASQSLELAFLIADR
- the LOC18778115 gene encoding phospho-2-dehydro-3-deoxyheptonate aldolase 2, chloroplastic isoform X1, which produces MALTTTATGSANLTTPNPFLSRTTITPPPRNPLKLLNLPKKPNPATIVASSISSSSSSSSSSTLSSATGHLLGPQEWALDSWKSKQAHQLPVYPDPDELQTVLTTLETFPPIVFAGEARRLETWLGKAAVGEAFLLQGGDCAESFKEFNANNIRDTFRVFLQMAITLIYGAQMPVIKVGRMAGQFAKPRSEPFEVKDGVKLPSYRGDNINGDAFDEKSRTPDPQRLLRAYLQSVGTLNLLRAFATGGYAAMQRVADWKLDFVEHSEQGNRYKELAQRVDEAIGFLNAAGATADNPIMNTVEFWVSHECLHLQYEQALTREDSTTGHYYDCSAHMLWVGERTRQLDGAHVEFLRGVSNPLGIKVSDKMDPRELVELCEILNPHNKPGRLTIITRMGADNMRIKLPHLIRAVRQAGLIVTWVSDPMHGNTIKAPCGLKTRPFDAIRAELRAFFDVHEQEGSYPGGVHLEMTGQNVTECIGGSKTVTANDLTSRYHTHCDPRLNASQSLELAFLIADRLRKDRLRSKNEFQINGSSAA